Genomic DNA from Jejubacter calystegiae:
GGTAAATAAAAGCACCTTTACTGGTGCGGGTTCTACCGCTTCCGCCACTAAATTCTCTCTAAAGCTGAAGGATTGCCCGGATACGATCACCAGCGCCACCGTAAAATTTGACGGTACCGCTTATTCAGGTGACGACTCTGTCCTGGCGCTGACTGAAGAAAGCGGCGTGGCCACTGGCGTAGGTATCCAGCTTTCCGATCGTACTCAGGCTGTACTGCCGCTGTTTACACCGTCCAGCGCCTACCCGCTGCAGGCTAACGTAGAAAACGATCTGCCTTTCTACGCCCGTTATATCGCCATGTCAGACACGGTGACCGCGGGTCCGGCTAACGCCGTTGCGACTTTCACCATGAATTATAACTAAGTTATTACCTTATTGGGTCGGTAACCCCGACCCAATATTTAACCTAACGGAAAGTCATCGATGAAAAAAATGGCTCTGTGCCTGGCGCTTTTTCTTGGCTGTTCCACAGCCTATGCCGGAGTAATTATTGGCGGCACCCGGGTGATTTTTGAAGGAGGAAAAAAAGAAACCTCACTCAGCGTTAATAATCCGGATTCATCGCCCTATTTAATTCAGTCATGGGTTGAAAATACGGATAACGGAAAGCCACCGTTTGTGATTACACCGCCATTATTCAGGCTGGATGCGCAACAGCAGAATATTATGAGAATTCTTAATGATGGTTCAAATCTGGCTGCGGACCGGGAATCTCTGTATTGGGTCAATATTAAATCAATCCCCTCGAAAGCCGCCGATAAAGAGAACGTGTTGCAGGTAGCGATAAAGACGCGCATCAAGCTCATTTACCGCCCCCAGGCGCTCAAAGATAAGCGGCCAGAAGATATGGCGGAACAGTTGCGCTGGACGCGCTCCGCAGGCCAGTTACAGGTGAAAAATCCAACACCGTACTACATGAATTTTTATGAAATTAACGTTGGCGGACAGCGAGTAAAAGATCCGCAGTGGGTAGCTCCGTTTGCGACGAAAACCTATTCGCTTAATGGGGCGGTCTCGGGAAATGTGACCTGGAAGCTAATCAGCGACTTTGGCGCATCAGGCCGCGCGCATCAAGCACAGCTGTAATGATGGGCGTTTCTGATGTCGGGTTCATGAATTAGCCAGAACAGGAAGGGAATCAGTAAATGATGGCAGTGGCGGAATATAAAAAAATCTCCTCAATGTTATTGGG
This window encodes:
- a CDS encoding fimbrial protein, with the protein product MKTGLSLTAVGMMLLAGSVSAQAYDGTVNFEGEIVDAACTVDIGAGNKMTVDLGKVNKSTFTGAGSTASATKFSLKLKDCPDTITSATVKFDGTAYSGDDSVLALTEESGVATGVGIQLSDRTQAVLPLFTPSSAYPLQANVENDLPFYARYIAMSDTVTAGPANAVATFTMNYN
- a CDS encoding fimbrial biogenesis chaperone, giving the protein MKKMALCLALFLGCSTAYAGVIIGGTRVIFEGGKKETSLSVNNPDSSPYLIQSWVENTDNGKPPFVITPPLFRLDAQQQNIMRILNDGSNLAADRESLYWVNIKSIPSKAADKENVLQVAIKTRIKLIYRPQALKDKRPEDMAEQLRWTRSAGQLQVKNPTPYYMNFYEINVGGQRVKDPQWVAPFATKTYSLNGAVSGNVTWKLISDFGASGRAHQAQL